GGGTGAGGAAAAAATCACTGAGGAACTTCATTACCTCACCGAAGTGATTAACAAGTTCAAAGGCAAGTGTTTAGATTTTAATATCCTGCATGATCAACAATTCAGGCTTCAAAATCCATATAttatgtttgattgtttgtttgttttttacggGGGTTTTTTGCCGTTGTTGCAGGAGAAGCCTTTGACTCGACTCAACCCATTAACAACGCAGTCTCCAATATCATCTGCTCCATGGTCTATGGCAACAGATTTGAATATGATGATCCAGAGTTTATATGTATGATAAAACGGACCAACAGAAACAATCTCCTTCTGGGCTCTCTATCAATCCAGGTCACTTTCTACGTTTATGAATCAGATGCTTTCAGTGCTGTGATTTTAATAAACCTTTGCAAATAAACAGAGCATAATCTGAATAACCTGGTCAAAATTGTTTTGAATATTAATGCtgttatgtatattttttaaagttatacAACCTGTTCCCGTGGATTGGTAAATTGGTCACCAAAAAGGAGGAGTTCAACAAACTGGCTGATGCCAATAAGGAACAGAACTTAACATGGTTAAGACGTCTGAAGGAGACCCTCAATCCACAGATGTGCAGAGGATTTGTGGATGCCTTTCTGGTTCGCAAGCAACATCTGGAGGTTAGAAAGCACACACTTGCAAAATCATTCAATTCTGAGGTTTCGGGAATTTCAGAATTGAATCTCTCTGCTTCTTGCGGACGGTTCTGTTCAGACCGTGACCTCCAGTGCACACGAGGCTCTTCGCTGCCGAGCGTGAAGTGGTCGGTGTGAGAATCATCACCTCCAAGTCCGTGGCAATGGTTCTCTTGCCGGAAAACGGTGGAAGGACttcaaaataatgtttgatttaaCATGTAAACATCTGAGACTCAAGTTCAACCTTGATCTACTTGTGTGATTGCTTGACTGACGCTTTTGCCCTGTGGCCCCTATTATTTTAACAGTCATCATTCCAAGACCTTTGTAACAGTCGGCAACGCTAAATTTAATATATCTTTAGCAATTAACCGAGACAAAGTTGTATAGCTATGAAAGCTAGTGACAAGCAACATGCTGTTCGCCGCATGTTTTCGTTACCAGTGTCAGTATTTGGGCAAACCTGAGCTCAGATTACCCCAACTCACTTCTCGCGGTTGCTTCACTCTTCTCCATTCACTCAAGTGAATCAGAGACAGAGTGATAAGCCAGTTCAGGGAACAAGATCACATCAACATTTCCTTGATTTGTTCTGAATGTGCAGAAATCTGAGATCACCAACAGTCACTTCCACGATGAAAACCTTCTGGTAACAGTTAATAATCTGTTTGCTGCCGGCACCGAAACAACTGCAACAACACTCAGATGGGGACTCCTCTTCATGGCTAGATATCCAGATATTCAAGGTAGAGATCTATAAATGTGCACAGCGTTCATACATAACCACACATTCCAAGCTTCAGAAGATGAACCTTAAGTGCTATGTTTTCCATCTCATCCCAGACCAGGTCCAGGAGGAGCTGAGCCGGGTGATAGGGAGTCGTCAGGTGAAGGCTGAAGACAGGAAGAACCTGCCCTTCGTTGACGCAGTCGTCCATGAGACACAAAGAATGTCCTCCATCGTCCCCATGTCACTGCCTCACAAGACGAGCCAAGACGTCACCTTCCAGGGTCACTTCATTAAGAAGGTAGGTAGACAAAGATGAGAATACAAACATTCCAAGTTGGGTTAGGGCGAACCAAAACAAGGCGTCTGGTCTACAGTGGATTTCGTATCTGCCGTTACCGGCGTGTCCCACCCTTACTGCTGTCGTGgttaataaatttaaaatttgCGGTTGTCCACAGGGGACcacagtgtttcctctgttgaTTTCTGTCCTGAGGGATGAGAGTGAGTGGGAGAGACCTTACTCCTTTTATCCTGCCCACTTCCTGAACAAAGATGGAAAGTTTGTCAAGCGAGACGCCTTCATGCCCTTTTCTGCAGGTTCGTGAGCTCAAGATAATCACTTCGTGTCAATGCTCCTGTCTGCTGGAGGATGACCTGAAACGTTGCCTTTGTTTCCCTCTCGCAGGTCGCAGGGCTTGTCCCGGAGAGAGTCTGGCCAGGATGGAgctgttcctcttcctcgccACCCTCCTGCAGCACTTCcgtttctctcctccacctgggGTGTCAGAGGAGGAATTGGATGTGACTCCACAAGTGGGCTTTTCTTTATCCCCTCCAGCTCATAAACTTTGTGCTGTGCCCCGtatgtgaggaggaggtggagggctTCGAAATGAAAAACCAGACACAGTTTAACAGGAGTGAAAATGTTCAGCACCACTGATGTAGGCAAATGAAATAACATGTGAGGTGCTTCTGTAGAGGGACTCCTATCCCAGCAATGAGCTTGTTTTAATGAATACTTACCTTGTCAGCAGAGCAGATTCATAGTTAACACATTGTATGTATCATGATCTGGAAAAGGGCTATCatgtaacttaaaatgaaaaattattaagatttaatttttaacatttacatctATCTATGTATCAAGCTAGATAAATAGCAActtactttttaaaactttatataaACCCTTCTCTGTCACCGGTAAaccttctacttctacttttttctgtctttctttcttttgtgaaGAATACCAAATAAACCTGTTTCAGATAATAATTTGCTCTTACTTTGCTCCAGGATGTGTTGGTTGTTTGAACATAGGTAAACCTACGTCCTAAGATCATGTAAATGCTCTTTTACTGTTGTAAATATTAACCTGATGAACACACCTGGAGGACATGGATTAGAGCTTTCTAACTTCATCTGATAGTAATACAAGAGGTGTTATGTTTCATTGTAAGTCTGCTTAATGTGATATACTGTGTACTAGTGCCTGATGACTGCCTGAACTCAAACACCTGATGATGCACATTATAAGATGTATATTTTTGGCTTTGACAATAGTTCTAGAACCACAAacgcacatatgcacacatgcatgttttgatattaaacatgaaaatgttaCGCAAACACAACACGACTAGTAAAACCGTGTTTAAAGTAAAATTCTTGTCCCTCCCCTTTTAGTGACCTCCCTCCTCTTGGGCTGTGTCTTTTCCAAAAACATCATAAAGGGAAGCTCTTGGAAAAAAACTCATTTTCTCTTAACTCTGGCAGCTTTTAAGTCATGGGGATTTTAGAACTATTCCTCCAGACTTCCAGTCCTACCCCCCTGTTGGGGGCTCTGCTGGTTCTGCTGCTTGTCtaccttgtttcctcctccagcttcagcTCCGAGAAAAATGGTAAAGAACCCCCAGGACCCAGACCACTTCCCCTGCTCGGTAACCTCCTTCAGCTGGACTTCAAGAGAGTCTACATCTCATTAGCGAAGGTAAAGGAAGTGGCTGGGTCGTTTTTTGTCAGCGCAGTGTATTGTTTTGCATCCCGTGAAAATGTAATCCGTTCCATCACCATATCCactttctcttttgtgtttgtaaGTAAGCAAATATCTTTTATGTATGCTGCTGTTCTTAGCTTTCCAAGAAATATGGATCAGTCTTCACCGTCTACATTGGACCTCCTAAATTGGTGATTCTGGTCGGATACAAGACGGTGAAGGAGGCGCTTATTAACTATGGTGAAGAGTTTGGAGAGAGACACATCCAACACATTATGCATGACGTCTATGGAGGACAAGGTaatacaagattttttttcatgttaaaggggcagtaagcaattttggagaaagattatTTGTTGTTGATTATTTGACTGCTCGGACCCGCTGCCTCGGGTATGGGAAACAGATgtgctaaccacaaggccaacatccctgagtcgtagcgtttGTCGCTATCACGTCTCGTAACGTTTCGGGTagtgatgttttcaaactgcaaacagtgttgtgaggtgtgtCCGcaccttttctttgtttcaaatttacagagccagggctacacagaaccgacagctagtggacctTGAGGAAGTATTTGCAGAATTTGTCAAAAAGTGTATTGTATTTAAATCGCTTACCTTTACAGCCAAGCAAATGTTTACAGCCAGGGTGGGGAACCTTCTTCCTACCAAGGGCGTTTTTCAAGATTCTATAACATCTATCAAGGGACTTACTAAATTATGGAACGCATATATCTCTAGGGGGCTGCACGGTgttgtagtggttagcaccttcacctcacagcaagaaggttctgggttcgaatcccggttcaaaccaaccagggcctttctgtgtggagtttccatgttctccccgtgtgtgcgtgggttctctccgggttctccggcttcctcccacagtccaaagacatgcagaatggggtcaggttcattggagactgagactgagacctattgaccgtaggtgtgaatgtgagagtgaatggttgtctgtctctgtatgtggccctgtgataggctggagacctgtccagggtgaaccccgcctctcgcccaatgttagctgggattggctcccctaaatggataaagcggtagacgatgaatgaatgaatgaatgaatatatctctaggacagccttctttcacctgcgcaatatcaagaacattagaaacatcctatctcaaaaggatgctgaaaaactagtccatgcatttgtcaccaataagtctgtgaaaagcctccagctaatccaaaatgccgcagcacgagttctgacaggaactagaaaaagagatcatatttctccagtgttagaaactctgcattggcttcctgtaaaatccagaatagaattcaaaatactgctcgtaacctacaaagcccttaataatcaagctccatcatatcttacagagctcctagtttcatattatcccaatagatcacttcgctctgtaaatgcaggattacttgtggttcccagagtctgtaaaagtagaatgggaggcagagccttcagccaccaggctcctctcctctggaaccagctcccagtttgtgtcagggatgcagataccctgtctacatttaaagttaaacttaaaaccttcctttttgataaagcttatagttagaactgctcaggtgtttaataaaccatttctttattatgctgttataggcctagactgctgggggaacttatatcatgagcatctttctccctctcccgttctctccttctccctctctctctctctttatctctctctccttctcccacctttttcaatctctctctctctctctctctgcccacatgtatctacattacatgtcactaactctgttttctctctcccctagtagatctgaccccagagctgcaggatccaaacccgtcattattattattactatcattattaataacatcattgtatttataagtatcagttttcactaattataagtatcagtctggtagaaattaaagcaactgttatactacccccccatcccccgatatgtttagtacatgtcactaaccctgtttgtgttttctatctctcctagtgtatctctgaccccagagctgcaggacccaaacccctcattattattattattattaatattaatatcatcactaataatgacaacaacataattgtattttttgattataagtatcagtctggtagagattacagcggcggttgtacaactgtcctctctctctcttctctcctactgtctcacctcccaccctctttctgcccacctctcctctcttcctcctctctctcctcaccccaaccggtcgagacagaggctccgcccacaactgagtctggttctgtcagagatttcttcctgttaaaagggagttttttctctcaacgtcgccaagtgctttgctcatttgTCCTTGCAACTGGTTCAATTTAGCTGCTGGTTTCCGCTTTTATTGATGATGCTCAAGCTTGTGATTTTCATCACTGTGACAATGACTCAGTCATCTAATCTTTCAACTAATTCCATTGAAATGCTTCATCATAGGACTTATATGGACAAATGGAGATTCTTGGCAGGAAATGAGGCGCTTTGCTTTGACAAACCTTAGAGATAACGGGATgggtaaaaaagaaagtgaggaaaaaattataaatgaacTTCATCACCTCACTGAAGTGATCAACAAGACTAAAGGTAAGTGTTTTCAACTAACTACATGATGATCAACATTTCAGGCTTCAATTCCCTTTTCATTACAAATctctttttggttgttgttcttgtttcttTACCTTGGTGCAGGAGAAGCCTTTGACATGACCAAACCAATACACCGTGCAGTCTCTAATATCATCTGCTCCATGGTCTATGGCAACAGATTTGAATATGATGATCCAGAGTTTATGTCTCTGGTGGATCATTCAAACAAATATATTAAGCTTTTCACCTCTCCATCACTACAGGTATCACTCCATATGTTTATGAATCTAATACTTTCATTGCTGTGATTTGAATAAGTATCTCTTAATTAGTCTCTTGTAACTCAATAAGTCAGAATCTGAATTGGCCAAATAAAATTGTTGTTTAAATAATTATGCATACACATGTATTTTTTACAGATGTACAACATGTTCCCATGGCTTGGTAAATTCATCTCTGAGAAGAAGGAACTCATCAAATTGGTTGATGCCAACAAGAAACAGCACTTGAAGTTGATAAGAAGTCTGGAGGAGACCCTCAATCCACAGATGTGCAGAGGATTTATAGATGCCTTTCTGGTTCGGAAGAATCATCTGGAGGTTGGGAAACTCTCACCTATCATATTTGCTAATTGATTTAACATGTAGACATCTGGGGTGGCAcagtggtgtggtggttagcactgtagcctcacagcaagaaggttccttCTTTGAATCCAGGTttggagcaaaaacaaacatcattacGTCTGCATGGGTTCTCTGCAGTCTAAAGACAAGAATAATCGGAGACTCTGTCCAGGatgaaccctgcctctcgcccaatgtcagctgagaAGAACCCCCGACCCTTAAAAggataaagcagtatagatgatggatggatgtagaCATCTGAGACTTGCGCTGGGCAATTGTCCGTGTCTTCATATTGTCATGTTGTCATCACCGGCGATAGTAAATCTCATCTTTGGTTTTTGTGGTGGTGTTTTGAATGATATATTCAAACTGTTTTGCAATTAAAAGACACTTACCGTACCACTTAATCCAACCACAATTAAGTTAAGTTATTTCAAAGGTAGCAGTGGTAAAAGTTGACCACCACAAAGCGTTGTGGCTCTGAATGGCTTCTCTATTCACCGAAGTGAATTAGAAACAGAGTAATGAGCCAGTTCGAGTAAGAAACTGCACTCCTGAtactaaaaacaaacagacaaaaaatccTCACTTATACCAAGTTAAGTTTGACATCATTTCCTTGATATCTTCCATATGTGCAGAAATCTGGCATCACCAACAGTCACTTCCACTATGAAAACCTTCTAAAGTCAGTTAATAATATGTTCAATGCCGGCACCGATACAACTGCAACAACACTCAGATGGGGACTCCTCTTCATGGCTA
This sequence is a window from Scophthalmus maximus strain ysfricsl-2021 chromosome 18, ASM2237912v1, whole genome shotgun sequence. Protein-coding genes within it:
- the LOC118290321 gene encoding cytochrome P450 2K4, yielding MGILELFLQTSSPTPLLGALLVLLLVYLVSSSSFSSEKNGKEPPGPRPLPLLGNLLQLDFKRVYISLAKLSKKYGSVFTVYIGPPKLVILVGYKTVKEALINYGEEFGERHIQHIMHDVYGGQGLIWTNGDSWQEMRRFALTNLRDNGMGKKESEEKIINELHHLTEVINKTKGEAFDMTKPIHRAVSNIICSMVYGNRFEYDDPEFMSLVDHSNKYIKLFTSPSLQMYNMFPWLGKFISEKKELIKLVDANKKQHLKLIRSLEETLNPQMCRGFIDAFLVRKNHLEKSGITNSHFHYENLLKSVNNMFNAGTDTTATTLRWGLLFMARYPEIQDQVQEELSRVIGSRQVKAEDRKNLPFVDAVVHETQRMSSVVPMSLPHKTSQDVTFQGHFIKKGTTVFPLLISVLRDESEWERPHSFYPAHFLNKDGKFVKRDAFMPFSAGRRACPGESLARMELFLFLATLLQHFRFSPPPGVSEEELDVTPQVGFSLAPPAHKLCAVPRM